In Bacillota bacterium, the sequence CGTGGTTGCCTTCTCCGGGGGCGGCCTTCCGCAGGCGGCTGGGGATATCAGGCTGCTCATCGGGCACGGTGTCATCATGATGGCGCTTTCCCTTCTCCTTTTCGAATTTGTCTGGAATGATTGAGCCTTGAGTGAGGTGCGCGCATGTTCGCCAAGTGGTTTCTCGGGATCTGGATGACCGTCGTGGTGCTCGCAGCTTTCACATGGGCGCCCGCTTCTGCGGACCTCGGCCAGATATCCAGGATCATCTTCTTCCACATTCCGACCGCGTGGGTGTCGGTCCTAGCCTTCCTCGCGTGTATGATCTACAGCATCAGGTACCTACAGAGACGCGACATCGAGGACGACCGCGCGGCCGCGTTCTCCGCCGAATTGGGACTTCTCTTCAGCCTGATTGCGACTGTGAGTGGGTCCATATTCGCCAAGTCCACGTGGGGATCATACTGGAACTGGGATCCACGCGAGACCTCCATTCTCGTTTTGCTTCTCATCTACGCGGCGTACTTCGCACTCCGAAGCGCAGTTGATGAGCGGGAACGCCGGGGCGCGCTCGCCGCCGTCTACGCAGTGCTCGCATTCGTCACTGTCCCGGTACTTGTGTTCGTCGTCCCACGCTTGCCTGCTGTCCAGTCTCTGCACCCGACCGATTCTGTAGTGACGTCAGGCGGGAAGCTCAACATGGACGGGCGCATGTTCGTGGTGTTTCTTGCTTCTCTCGCAGGCTTCACCGGTCTGGCAGCCTGGGTGTTGAGGCTCAGGATCCGTGCCGCCCGGGCCTTCGACCGAATCGTCAAGGAGG encodes:
- a CDS encoding cytochrome c biogenesis protein, with amino-acid sequence MFAKWFLGIWMTVVVLAAFTWAPASADLGQISRIIFFHIPTAWVSVLAFLACMIYSIRYLQRRDIEDDRAAAFSAELGLLFSLIATVSGSIFAKSTWGSYWNWDPRETSILVLLLIYAAYFALRSAVDERERRGALAAVYAVLAFVTVPVLVFVVPRLPAVQSLHPTDSVVTSGGKLNMDGRMFVVFLASLAGFTGLAAWVLRLRIRAARAFDRIVKE